Proteins encoded in a region of the bacterium genome:
- the murE gene encoding UDP-N-acetylmuramyl-tripeptide synthetase: protein MLPYKLTTSNFVRTLRRPWKVFQAMIANVAFGFPSRKLLIVGITGTTGKTTSIHLTGKALESAGYTVGLISSIKVQIGTKIEKNESGLTSLGPWQLQKLLSRMVSAGCHYAVIEVSSHALDQFRFWGVDFDVAAITNLSRDHLDYHHTVEDYAMAKRRLFQAVANRREKRLKNGEYVPRVLIASLDDPKTVGFLNEDADFRYGMSLLDSRIPTPPRTEPVLLYAIRVLPDRTTAMVLARGHNCLLYLKLAGAFNVRNALLAVAVGVSQNIPVERISRELYSVESIPGRFEKVALGQSFQVIIDYAVTESALQALYSAITTIRARRVFAIFGACGNRDRGKRAGMAKIVAKHADVTFLTNEDPFSEDPEQIFYELEKGLLEGGAVRVDVNKLNNIAPGQHVYVKIVDRREAIATAVKAAQVGDCIVATGKGSEEVMHLGDKNIPWNERQIFEEEIRKVLNVSK from the coding sequence ATGCTTCCCTATAAACTCACCACCTCGAATTTCGTCCGCACCTTGCGTCGGCCTTGGAAAGTGTTTCAGGCGATGATTGCGAATGTGGCTTTTGGTTTTCCTTCCAGAAAATTGTTAATTGTGGGGATTACGGGAACCACCGGTAAAACAACTTCTATTCATTTAACAGGTAAGGCATTGGAATCGGCGGGTTATACGGTTGGTTTAATATCTTCTATTAAGGTGCAAATAGGCACAAAGATTGAAAAGAATGAAAGTGGTTTAACCTCGCTTGGTCCGTGGCAATTGCAAAAACTTTTGTCCCGCATGGTCTCGGCCGGTTGTCACTATGCCGTAATCGAAGTCTCTTCGCATGCCTTGGACCAATTCCGTTTTTGGGGTGTCGATTTTGACGTCGCGGCCATTACTAATTTGTCGCGTGACCATCTGGACTATCATCACACGGTGGAAGATTACGCTATGGCCAAACGCCGTCTGTTTCAGGCGGTGGCTAATCGGCGGGAAAAACGTCTAAAGAATGGGGAATATGTGCCACGCGTTTTGATTGCTTCGCTCGATGACCCTAAAACCGTTGGTTTTTTGAACGAAGACGCGGATTTTCGTTACGGGATGTCGCTTTTGGATTCTAGAATTCCAACTCCACCACGAACCGAGCCGGTTTTACTTTACGCGATACGAGTTTTACCGGATCGCACCACGGCGATGGTTTTGGCGCGTGGGCATAATTGTCTTTTGTATCTCAAACTTGCCGGCGCGTTTAATGTGCGCAACGCATTGTTGGCGGTTGCTGTCGGTGTTTCGCAAAATATTCCCGTTGAAAGAATTTCACGAGAATTATATAGTGTGGAATCAATTCCCGGACGTTTTGAAAAAGTGGCGCTAGGGCAGTCGTTTCAGGTGATCATTGATTACGCCGTGACGGAATCGGCCTTGCAAGCACTTTACAGTGCCATTACAACAATCCGCGCCCGTCGGGTTTTTGCGATTTTTGGCGCTTGTGGAAATAGGGATCGCGGAAAACGCGCGGGGATGGCAAAGATTGTTGCAAAGCACGCGGATGTTACTTTTTTAACCAATGAAGATCCATTCTCGGAAGATCCGGAACAAATTTTTTATGAATTGGAAAAAGGTTTGTTGGAAGGTGGCGCCGTGCGCGTTGATGTTAACAAATTAAATAATATTGCCCCAGGGCAACATGTGTATGTAAAAATTGTCGATCGTCGTGAAGCGATTGCGACGGCGGTGAAAGCCGCGCAAGTGGGTGACTGCATTGTGGCAACAGGGAAGGGTTCGGAAGAAGTGATGCACTTGGGCGACAAAAATATTCCTTGGAACGAGAGACAAATCTTCGAAGA